A stretch of the bacterium genome encodes the following:
- a CDS encoding oligosaccharide flippase family protein, which translates to MAHRTSAGGGTTVYLLGSLAEGVFSMAFTMVLVRLITPADFGAWRQFMVLASIVWNIAVFGLPRSLIYFYSTADERAQGAIARRTLWLTLSFGCAASILFYFGLDLAAKQFDSPGLADEALLFSSFLLLCFPTLIINPLLLSANRRTLMAVTKVTLALLRIAALIGLVWFNADLQTLLISLNVFALVQFVVLVALYLKVAGPAHVPLWANVREQMRFSADVTATSIAGQIAVEADKLIVSSYFPPARFASYSVGARELPLIPMIPYSISDSISPEISRLSVQQKFSELRELWHRWMKRTALLMYPVFALVLFQHREIITILYTSEYLEGALPLLIIGCIIPMRVTSYYQMLLNLNGSREVMSASIAMLISIVALSFVFLYAFGMWGPALAVAISEYLINTWVVARIARRTDTPLSLVMPWAYLLKLLVVAVGSGALALPVLSLLDGAPLLLSFATYALTLLVLYAAVTLTLRMVSQEDLALLRSKFRR; encoded by the coding sequence ATGGCTCATAGAACGTCGGCCGGCGGAGGAACGACCGTCTATCTGCTGGGCAGCCTTGCCGAGGGCGTGTTCAGCATGGCCTTCACGATGGTGCTCGTGAGGCTGATTACGCCCGCTGATTTCGGGGCGTGGCGGCAATTCATGGTGCTGGCCAGCATCGTCTGGAATATCGCCGTGTTCGGGTTGCCGCGAAGTCTGATTTACTTCTATAGCACTGCGGATGAGCGGGCACAGGGCGCTATCGCACGACGCACATTGTGGCTGACGCTGAGTTTCGGCTGCGCTGCGTCCATCCTGTTCTACTTCGGACTCGACCTTGCCGCCAAACAGTTTGACAGTCCGGGCCTTGCCGATGAAGCTTTGCTCTTTTCCTCCTTTCTGCTGCTCTGCTTTCCGACTCTTATCATCAATCCGCTCCTGCTCTCCGCGAATCGCCGGACGCTGATGGCAGTCACTAAAGTAACGCTCGCACTGCTCAGAATCGCCGCGCTGATCGGACTCGTGTGGTTCAATGCGGATCTACAGACTCTGCTGATCAGCTTGAACGTGTTCGCGCTTGTGCAATTCGTTGTGCTCGTTGCCCTCTATCTGAAAGTTGCAGGTCCCGCGCACGTGCCGCTCTGGGCAAATGTGCGCGAGCAGATGCGCTTCTCCGCGGACGTCACCGCCACCTCGATTGCCGGACAGATTGCCGTCGAAGCCGACAAGCTGATTGTCTCCTCCTACTTTCCTCCGGCGCGATTTGCTTCCTATTCCGTCGGCGCACGCGAACTGCCGCTGATTCCGATGATTCCCTACAGCATCTCGGACTCCATCTCGCCCGAAATCAGCCGCCTCTCCGTGCAGCAGAAATTCTCCGAACTGCGGGAACTGTGGCACCGCTGGATGAAGCGCACCGCCCTGCTCATGTATCCCGTGTTTGCGCTCGTGCTCTTTCAACATCGCGAAATCATCACGATACTTTATACCTCCGAGTATCTCGAAGGCGCGCTCCCGCTCCTGATTATCGGCTGCATTATTCCGATGCGCGTCACGTCCTACTATCAGATGCTTTTGAACCTCAACGGGTCGCGCGAAGTCATGTCGGCCTCGATTGCCATGCTCATTTCGATTGTCGCCTTGAGCTTCGTGTTCCTCTACGCGTTCGGGATGTGGGGTCCCGCGCTCGCAGTCGCCATTTCGGAATATCTCATCAACACTTGGGTCGTCGCACGTATCGCCCGCAGAACCGATACCCCGCTGTCACTGGTGATGCCGTGGGCGTATCTGCTCAAACTGCTCGTCGTTGCCGTCGGCAGCGGCGCACTTGCACTGCCTGTGCTCTCGCTCTTGGACGGCGCTCCGCTGTTGCTTAGTTTTGCGACTTATGCCTTGACACTGCTCGTGCTCTATGCCGCCGTTACGCTGACTCTGCGCATGGTCTCACAGGAAGACCTTGCTCTCCTGCGCAGCAAGTTCCGCCGTTAA
- a CDS encoding response regulator produces MTILSVDDSTTIRRIVRRSCEELGHFVLEAPDGITALAVLAEQSQDISLVVLDWNMPGMSGLDVLKVIKSDPATRHIVVMMLTSEADMNYVSEALAAGAQNYLTKPFSQQALTLKILESTYMVNA; encoded by the coding sequence ATGACCATACTGTCCGTTGATGACTCCACCACTATCCGCAGAATCGTCCGGCGAAGCTGTGAAGAGCTTGGTCACTTTGTGCTTGAAGCTCCCGACGGCATTACGGCGCTGGCCGTGCTGGCCGAGCAATCTCAAGATATTTCGCTGGTAGTCCTTGACTGGAATATGCCCGGAATGAGCGGGCTGGACGTCCTGAAAGTGATTAAGAGTGATCCTGCGACTAGGCATATCGTCGTCATGATGCTGACTTCGGAAGCCGATATGAACTATGTTTCCGAGGCCCTCGCAGCCGGCGCGCAGAACTATCTCACCAAGCCCTTCAGTCAGCAGGCTCTCACCCTGAAAATTCTGGAAAGCACCTACATGGTCAACGCCTGA
- a CDS encoding chemotaxis protein CheX translates to MDGTIGLIGFPTLLDHMVSRILADYEVQIERLDVERAAPVMKNLTLAFFFWPDKGDQGCQRLKQLVSQRDEKLCPVIVVANPIGELAAQQAVGTCVKAVLLTPLRPNEIIDTLAKYGGLSNSKARKAVSVDYVNSLLGNTLHTLEKLTGLECERSNMQLSTEAMTTGHVSGTVAFSGGAEGFITVSFPRNLAAKIACSTMSARGEYVTDIEISASIGELIESIAHAAKANVSDLREQLRISPPQVFAGGPHIVAQLRGEPVFVFEFRAASEIFSLLICLRRKAA, encoded by the coding sequence ATGGACGGCACAATCGGGTTAATCGGGTTTCCAACGCTGCTGGACCACATGGTCTCGCGAATCCTCGCGGACTATGAGGTGCAGATTGAGCGCTTGGATGTGGAGCGCGCCGCGCCTGTGATGAAGAATCTCACTCTTGCCTTCTTCTTCTGGCCGGACAAAGGCGACCAGGGCTGCCAGCGACTGAAACAGCTTGTTTCACAAAGAGACGAGAAGCTCTGTCCCGTGATCGTTGTGGCCAATCCAATCGGCGAGCTCGCTGCGCAGCAGGCTGTCGGAACCTGCGTGAAAGCCGTCCTGCTCACACCGCTGCGTCCGAATGAAATCATCGATACCCTCGCCAAGTATGGCGGATTAAGCAACAGCAAGGCGCGTAAGGCTGTCAGTGTGGATTATGTCAATTCACTGCTGGGTAACACGCTGCACACGCTCGAGAAGCTGACCGGTTTGGAATGCGAACGGTCGAACATGCAGCTCTCCACCGAGGCCATGACCACCGGACACGTCTCAGGAACCGTTGCGTTCAGCGGCGGCGCCGAAGGCTTCATCACCGTCTCGTTTCCGCGTAATCTTGCCGCGAAAATCGCCTGCTCCACCATGTCCGCGCGCGGTGAATATGTGACAGACATCGAAATCAGCGCAAGCATCGGCGAGTTAATCGAATCAATTGCGCATGCGGCCAAAGCCAACGTCAGCGACCTGCGCGAACAGCTGCGGATTTCCCCGCCGCAGGTCTTCGCCGGAGGCCCGCACATCGTCGCGCAGCTGCGAGGGGAACCGGTCTTTGTCTTTGAGTTTCGTGCGGCCAGTGAGATCTTCTCGCTGCTCATCTGCCTCCGTCGCAAGGCCGCCTGA